A genomic segment from Phragmites australis chromosome 6, lpPhrAust1.1, whole genome shotgun sequence encodes:
- the LOC133922552 gene encoding ubiquitin receptor RAD23b-like isoform X2: protein MKLTVKTLKGTHFEIRVQPNDTIMAVKKNIEEIQGKDSYPWGQQLLIHDGKVLKDESTLDENKVSEDGFLVVMLSKSKTSGSSGASSAQPSSTPATRQAPSLDAPRQAPQPPVTPTTTSQPEGPPAQAPSNTHDNAGSNLLSGSNLDTMTNQLMEMGGGSWDRDKVQRALRAAYNNPERAVEYLYSGIPVTAEVAIPIGDRGANTTGPAPGEAGLSGIPNTDPLNLFPQGGSNAGGGAGGGPLDFLRNNQQFQALREMVHTNPQILQPMLQELSKQNPQILRLIQENHDEFLQLLNEPFEGGDGDFLEQPDQDEMPHAISVTPEEQEAIGRLEAMGFDRARVIEAFFACDRNEQLAANYLLEHAGEED from the exons atgaaGCTGACGGTGAAGACCCTCAAGGGCACGCACTTCGAGATCCGGGTGCAGCCCAACGACACC attaTGGCTGTGAAGAAGAACATTGAAGAGATACAAGGAAAGGATAGCTATCCCTGGGGCCAACAACTGCTGATTCACGATGGGAAGGTTTTGAAAGATGAAAGTACATTGGATGAGAATAAAGTCAGTGAAGACGGGTTTCTAGTTGTCATGCTTAGTAAG AGTAAAACATCTGGTTCAAGTGGAGCTTCATCTGCCCAG CCCTCAAGCACTCCTGCAACCAGGCAGGCGCCTTCTCTGGATGCTCCACGACAAGCTCCTCAACCTCC GGTGACACCAACTACAACTTCTCAGCCTGAAGGACCTCCTGCACA GGCCCCTTCGAACACACATGACAATGCAGGATCAAATCTACTATCGGGAAGCAATCTTGACACAATGACTAACCAGCTAATGGAGATGGGTGGGGGCAGTTGGGACAGGGATAAAGTCCAAAGGGCTCTCCGTGCCGCTTATAACAACCCGGAACGTGCTGTTGAATATCTGTACTCG GGCATTCCAGTGACAGCTGAAGTTGCTATTCCAATTGGTGATCGAGGAGCAAACACAACTGGTCCAGCTCCTGGGGAAGCCGGTCTCTCTGGAATTCCTAACACTGATCCACTAAATCTTTTCCCACAG GGGGGTTCAAATGCTGgaggtggtgctggtggtggaccACTTGATTTTCTTAGAAATAACCAACAG TTTCAAGCACTTAGGGAAATGGTCCATACAAATCCACAAATTTTGCAG CCTATGCTCCAGGAATTGAGCAAGCAGAATCCTCAAATTCTAAGGTTGATTCAGGAGAATCATGATGAGTTCCTTCAGTTACTAAATGAGCCCTTTGAAGGTGGTGATGG GGACTTCTTAGAACAACCTGACCAGGATGAGATGCCTCATGCTATTAGTGTTACACCAGAAGAGCAGGAGGCCATTGGACGG CTTGAAGCCATGGGGTTTGACAGAGCACGTGTCATAGAAGCATTCTTTGCCTGCGACAGGAATGAGCAGCTAGCTGCAAACTATCTTCTTGAGCATGCCGGTGAGGAAGATTAA
- the LOC133922552 gene encoding ubiquitin receptor RAD23b-like isoform X3, which produces MKLTVKTLKGTHFEIRVQPNDTIMAVKKNIEEIQGKDSYPWGQQLLIHDGKVLKDESTLDENKVSEDGFLVVMLSKSKTSGSSGASSAQPSSTPATRQAPSLDAPRQAPQPPVTPTTTSQPEGPPAQAPSNTHDNLDTMTNQLMEMGGGSWDRDKVQRALRAAYNNPERAVEYLYSGIPVTAEVAIPIGDRGANTTGPAPGEAGLSGIPNTDPLNLFPQQGGSNAGGGAGGGPLDFLRNNQQFQALREMVHTNPQILQPMLQELSKQNPQILRLIQENHDEFLQLLNEPFEGGDGDFLEQPDQDEMPHAISVTPEEQEAIGRLEAMGFDRARVIEAFFACDRNEQLAANYLLEHAGEED; this is translated from the exons atgaaGCTGACGGTGAAGACCCTCAAGGGCACGCACTTCGAGATCCGGGTGCAGCCCAACGACACC attaTGGCTGTGAAGAAGAACATTGAAGAGATACAAGGAAAGGATAGCTATCCCTGGGGCCAACAACTGCTGATTCACGATGGGAAGGTTTTGAAAGATGAAAGTACATTGGATGAGAATAAAGTCAGTGAAGACGGGTTTCTAGTTGTCATGCTTAGTAAG AGTAAAACATCTGGTTCAAGTGGAGCTTCATCTGCCCAG CCCTCAAGCACTCCTGCAACCAGGCAGGCGCCTTCTCTGGATGCTCCACGACAAGCTCCTCAACCTCC GGTGACACCAACTACAACTTCTCAGCCTGAAGGACCTCCTGCACA GGCCCCTTCGAACACACATGACAAT CTTGACACAATGACTAACCAGCTAATGGAGATGGGTGGGGGCAGTTGGGACAGGGATAAAGTCCAAAGGGCTCTCCGTGCCGCTTATAACAACCCGGAACGTGCTGTTGAATATCTGTACTCG GGCATTCCAGTGACAGCTGAAGTTGCTATTCCAATTGGTGATCGAGGAGCAAACACAACTGGTCCAGCTCCTGGGGAAGCCGGTCTCTCTGGAATTCCTAACACTGATCCACTAAATCTTTTCCCACAG CAGGGGGGTTCAAATGCTGgaggtggtgctggtggtggaccACTTGATTTTCTTAGAAATAACCAACAG TTTCAAGCACTTAGGGAAATGGTCCATACAAATCCACAAATTTTGCAG CCTATGCTCCAGGAATTGAGCAAGCAGAATCCTCAAATTCTAAGGTTGATTCAGGAGAATCATGATGAGTTCCTTCAGTTACTAAATGAGCCCTTTGAAGGTGGTGATGG GGACTTCTTAGAACAACCTGACCAGGATGAGATGCCTCATGCTATTAGTGTTACACCAGAAGAGCAGGAGGCCATTGGACGG CTTGAAGCCATGGGGTTTGACAGAGCACGTGTCATAGAAGCATTCTTTGCCTGCGACAGGAATGAGCAGCTAGCTGCAAACTATCTTCTTGAGCATGCCGGTGAGGAAGATTAA
- the LOC133922552 gene encoding ubiquitin receptor RAD23b-like isoform X1 has translation MKLTVKTLKGTHFEIRVQPNDTIMAVKKNIEEIQGKDSYPWGQQLLIHDGKVLKDESTLDENKVSEDGFLVVMLSKSKTSGSSGASSAQPSSTPATRQAPSLDAPRQAPQPPVTPTTTSQPEGPPAQAPSNTHDNAGSNLLSGSNLDTMTNQLMEMGGGSWDRDKVQRALRAAYNNPERAVEYLYSGIPVTAEVAIPIGDRGANTTGPAPGEAGLSGIPNTDPLNLFPQQGGSNAGGGAGGGPLDFLRNNQQFQALREMVHTNPQILQPMLQELSKQNPQILRLIQENHDEFLQLLNEPFEGGDGDFLEQPDQDEMPHAISVTPEEQEAIGRLEAMGFDRARVIEAFFACDRNEQLAANYLLEHAGEED, from the exons atgaaGCTGACGGTGAAGACCCTCAAGGGCACGCACTTCGAGATCCGGGTGCAGCCCAACGACACC attaTGGCTGTGAAGAAGAACATTGAAGAGATACAAGGAAAGGATAGCTATCCCTGGGGCCAACAACTGCTGATTCACGATGGGAAGGTTTTGAAAGATGAAAGTACATTGGATGAGAATAAAGTCAGTGAAGACGGGTTTCTAGTTGTCATGCTTAGTAAG AGTAAAACATCTGGTTCAAGTGGAGCTTCATCTGCCCAG CCCTCAAGCACTCCTGCAACCAGGCAGGCGCCTTCTCTGGATGCTCCACGACAAGCTCCTCAACCTCC GGTGACACCAACTACAACTTCTCAGCCTGAAGGACCTCCTGCACA GGCCCCTTCGAACACACATGACAATGCAGGATCAAATCTACTATCGGGAAGCAATCTTGACACAATGACTAACCAGCTAATGGAGATGGGTGGGGGCAGTTGGGACAGGGATAAAGTCCAAAGGGCTCTCCGTGCCGCTTATAACAACCCGGAACGTGCTGTTGAATATCTGTACTCG GGCATTCCAGTGACAGCTGAAGTTGCTATTCCAATTGGTGATCGAGGAGCAAACACAACTGGTCCAGCTCCTGGGGAAGCCGGTCTCTCTGGAATTCCTAACACTGATCCACTAAATCTTTTCCCACAG CAGGGGGGTTCAAATGCTGgaggtggtgctggtggtggaccACTTGATTTTCTTAGAAATAACCAACAG TTTCAAGCACTTAGGGAAATGGTCCATACAAATCCACAAATTTTGCAG CCTATGCTCCAGGAATTGAGCAAGCAGAATCCTCAAATTCTAAGGTTGATTCAGGAGAATCATGATGAGTTCCTTCAGTTACTAAATGAGCCCTTTGAAGGTGGTGATGG GGACTTCTTAGAACAACCTGACCAGGATGAGATGCCTCATGCTATTAGTGTTACACCAGAAGAGCAGGAGGCCATTGGACGG CTTGAAGCCATGGGGTTTGACAGAGCACGTGTCATAGAAGCATTCTTTGCCTGCGACAGGAATGAGCAGCTAGCTGCAAACTATCTTCTTGAGCATGCCGGTGAGGAAGATTAA